One genomic region from Terriglobus aquaticus encodes:
- the cysS gene encoding cysteine--tRNA ligase, which produces MPAIELHNTLGGRTEPLTPERDNTLRMYCCGPTVYDYGHIGNFRTFLHVDVLRRYARLRGMNLLHVMNITDVEDKIIRNANAAGMPIDQYTAKFERAFLEDMDALGVERPEILARATENIPEMVSLIERLASEDIAYKTDDGSWYFRIDRFPDYGKLSGKDLEGIEDGARVDVDEYAKDSARDFALWKACKPGEASWDTAIGCGRPGWHIECSAMAMKHLGPTFDLHAGGEDLMFPHHENEIAQSECASHQPFARHWFHVRFLLVEGKKMSKSEGNFYTLRDLLLMGHRASSIRFLLLSVPYRHQMNFTFDGLTESANAIDRLRTFAKRLHSASQSNPAVSAAEAATGSSTRSGNHAASAAQVATSAVQQPAALAAEVATGPAQDRGFSRRGDKPSAAATEFGTPNSELATLLAQKREAYHAALSNDLNTAEARAAIFDVVRAVNIALDNGTVSATDLEATRALLNDFDAVFDVLTDRDAATTQAAIDWAKAEGREASIAPELLNTLSLSDADIDQLIAERNDARKRRNFARADAIRNELLEKGILLEDTKAGVTWKRK; this is translated from the coding sequence ATGCCGGCAATCGAACTCCATAACACCCTGGGCGGCCGCACGGAACCGCTCACGCCCGAGCGCGACAACACCCTCCGCATGTACTGCTGCGGCCCCACCGTCTACGACTACGGCCACATCGGCAACTTCCGCACCTTTCTCCACGTCGACGTCCTGCGCCGCTACGCCCGCCTGCGCGGCATGAACCTGCTCCACGTCATGAACATCACCGACGTCGAAGACAAGATCATCCGCAACGCCAACGCCGCGGGTATGCCCATCGACCAGTACACCGCCAAGTTCGAGCGCGCCTTCCTGGAAGACATGGACGCCCTCGGCGTCGAGCGCCCCGAAATCCTCGCCCGCGCCACCGAGAACATCCCGGAGATGGTCTCGCTCATCGAGCGCCTAGCCAGCGAAGACATCGCTTACAAAACCGACGACGGCTCCTGGTACTTCCGCATTGACCGCTTCCCCGACTACGGCAAGCTCAGCGGCAAAGACCTTGAAGGCATCGAGGACGGCGCCCGCGTCGACGTCGACGAGTACGCCAAGGACTCCGCCCGCGACTTCGCCCTCTGGAAGGCCTGCAAGCCCGGCGAAGCCTCGTGGGACACCGCCATCGGCTGCGGCCGCCCCGGCTGGCACATCGAGTGCTCCGCCATGGCCATGAAGCACCTCGGCCCCACCTTCGACCTCCACGCCGGCGGCGAAGACCTCATGTTCCCGCACCACGAGAACGAGATCGCGCAGTCCGAATGCGCCTCGCACCAGCCCTTCGCCCGGCACTGGTTCCACGTGCGCTTCCTTCTCGTCGAAGGCAAGAAGATGTCCAAGAGCGAGGGCAACTTCTACACCCTCCGCGACCTCCTGCTCATGGGCCACCGCGCCTCGTCCATCCGATTCCTTCTGCTCTCGGTGCCGTACCGGCACCAGATGAACTTCACCTTCGACGGCCTCACCGAAAGCGCGAACGCCATCGATCGCCTGCGCACCTTCGCGAAGCGCCTTCACTCTGCATCGCAAAGCAATCCCGCGGTTTCAGCCGCCGAAGCAGCTACCGGTAGCTCCACGCGGTCCGGCAACCACGCGGCTTCAGCCGCCCAGGTAGCCACAAGCGCCGTGCAGCAACCCGCGGCTTTAGCCGCCGAGGTAGCTACCGGGCCTGCCCAGGACCGCGGCTTTAGCCGCCGAGGTGACAAACCTTCCGCTGCTGCGACCGAGTTCGGGACTCCCAACTCGGAACTCGCAACTCTCCTCGCGCAAAAGCGCGAAGCCTACCACGCCGCTCTCTCCAACGACCTCAACACCGCCGAAGCCCGCGCCGCCATCTTCGACGTCGTCCGCGCCGTCAACATCGCGCTCGACAACGGCACCGTCTCCGCCACCGACCTCGAAGCCACCCGCGCCCTGTTGAACGACTTCGACGCGGTCTTTGACGTCCTCACCGACCGCGATGCCGCCACCACTCAGGCCGCCATCGACTGGGCCAAAGCCGAAGGCCGCGAAGCCAGCATCGCCCCCGAGCTCCTCAACACCCTCTCGCTCTCCGACGCCGACATCGACCAACTCATCGCCGAACGCAACGACGCCCGCAAACGCCGCAACTTCGCCCGCGCCGACGCCATCCGCAACGAGCTCCTCGAAAAAGGCATCCTCCTCGAAGACACCAAAGCCGGAGTCACCTGGAAACGCAAGTAG
- a CDS encoding SRPBCC family protein, with product MIEGAFRSMQHDHYFRALSAGRTEMKDRFVFAAPVPVLGLLAEKLVLRRYMTNLLAQRNAILKQVAESDRWRTLLPGGQ from the coding sequence ATGATTGAAGGTGCGTTCCGTTCCATGCAGCACGACCACTATTTCAGAGCGCTGAGTGCAGGCAGGACCGAGATGAAGGATCGCTTTGTGTTTGCTGCTCCTGTGCCGGTGCTTGGATTGCTGGCGGAGAAGCTGGTGCTCAGGCGGTACATGACCAACCTGCTGGCGCAGCGCAACGCGATCCTGAAGCAGGTTGCTGAGTCGGATCGGTGGAGGACGTTGCTGCCCGGAGGTCAGTGA
- a CDS encoding sugar O-acetyltransferase — protein sequence MSALTEKQKMLAGDLYFALDSELTTERTRCETALVNYNVAIPEAREQLLEQLLGSVGKQVVIRPTFACDYGYNIHLDDYVFLNFNCVLLDVCPIHIGARTQIGPAVQIYTADHPRDPSIRHQGLESGKPIRIGADVWIGGGAILLPGVTIGDGAVIGAGSVVTRSVAPGTTVVGNPAKPISGGPGSKAVTP from the coding sequence ATGTCCGCGCTCACCGAAAAACAAAAGATGCTCGCCGGCGATCTCTACTTCGCCCTCGACTCCGAGCTCACGACCGAGCGCACGCGCTGCGAAACCGCCCTCGTCAACTACAACGTCGCCATCCCCGAGGCTCGCGAACAGCTCCTGGAACAACTCCTCGGCAGCGTCGGCAAACAAGTCGTCATCCGCCCCACCTTCGCCTGCGACTACGGCTACAACATCCACCTCGACGACTACGTCTTCCTCAACTTCAACTGCGTCCTGCTCGACGTCTGCCCGATCCACATCGGCGCCCGCACCCAGATCGGCCCCGCCGTGCAGATCTACACCGCCGACCATCCGCGCGACCCTAGCATCCGCCACCAGGGCCTCGAATCCGGCAAGCCCATACGCATCGGTGCCGACGTCTGGATCGGCGGCGGCGCCATCCTTCTGCCCGGCGTCACCATTGGCGACGGTGCCGTGATCGGCGCCGGCAGTGTCGTCACGCGCAGCGTCGCACCCGGTACCACCGTGGTCGGCAACCCCGCTAAGCCGATCTCTGGCGGCCCTGGCTCAAAGGCAGTCACACCGTAA
- a CDS encoding PEP-CTERM sorting domain-containing protein, whose product MQFRPALLSAALILGSVAAHATPISGSYNVTVSEGLQNGSSFDTATFAGFSGSNTASATFNYSGPINFSNTAGQNTTPAGDKNSTFFNVGAINAYSGSGTVSSASLGSIANYSTLSSFLSSSGSASSYQYGSFYTFDLGTLLAGTILTITHDDGISLFENGSRIGTTVSGPTSAVTDTVTIATTGDVLLKYGRENGSPSILQVSAVAATPEPSSLALLGTGLLGLAGAVRRRLA is encoded by the coding sequence ATGCAATTTCGCCCAGCTCTGCTGTCTGCCGCCCTTATCCTCGGGTCGGTCGCCGCTCACGCCACACCGATCTCCGGCAGTTACAACGTAACGGTCAGCGAAGGCCTGCAGAACGGTAGCAGCTTCGACACGGCTACCTTCGCCGGCTTCTCCGGCTCCAACACCGCTTCCGCAACCTTCAACTACAGCGGCCCGATCAACTTCAGCAACACGGCTGGGCAGAACACCACGCCCGCCGGCGACAAGAACAGCACCTTTTTCAACGTTGGTGCGATCAACGCGTACTCGGGTTCGGGCACGGTCTCAAGCGCCAGCCTTGGATCGATCGCGAACTACTCCACGTTGAGCTCGTTCCTGTCTTCGAGCGGCAGCGCCAGCTCGTACCAGTACGGTTCGTTCTACACGTTCGACCTGGGCACCCTGCTGGCTGGGACGATTCTGACGATCACCCACGATGACGGCATCAGCCTGTTTGAGAATGGCAGCCGGATCGGCACCACGGTTTCCGGACCGACCAGCGCGGTCACCGACACTGTGACGATCGCCACGACCGGCGACGTGCTGCTGAAGTACGGGCGTGAGAACGGATCGCCCTCGATCCTGCAGGTGAGCGCCGTCGCCGCAACGCCGGAGCCGTCGAGCCTGGCCCTGCTGGGCACGGGCCTGCTCGGTCTTGCCGGTGCTGTTCGCCGCCGTTTGGCCTAG
- a CDS encoding alanyl-tRNA editing protein codes for MATTERLYYADSSLLEFSATVTEIRELARVEGKPVFQVALDRTAFYPTGGGQPHDTGVLVATARSGAVLEAPVTDVVEDEAGEVWHTTAKPLQPGTEVTGRVDAERRRDHMQQHSGQHLLSAIAARAWGAATVGFHLGELDTTVDLAVPLLTAEQVAMLQQQANDAVMQAMSVTQRWIGREEAEGLLAAGVLRKLPPRAGDLRVVTIAGLDENACGGTHVANTAAIGPVLLRKVEKIRGNSRVRFVCGGRALRAATADWAQLSEIASSLSTAPASLRERVAKMQAEIAEARRQAKDQAR; via the coding sequence GTGGCGACGACGGAAAGGCTGTACTACGCGGACTCGTCGCTGCTGGAGTTTTCAGCGACGGTGACGGAGATTCGAGAACTGGCGCGCGTGGAAGGCAAACCTGTCTTTCAGGTGGCGCTGGATCGCACGGCGTTTTACCCGACGGGCGGCGGCCAGCCGCATGACACGGGCGTGCTGGTGGCGACCGCGCGGAGTGGGGCGGTGCTGGAAGCGCCGGTGACGGACGTGGTCGAGGACGAGGCAGGCGAGGTGTGGCACACCACAGCCAAGCCGCTGCAGCCGGGTACAGAGGTGACGGGCCGTGTGGATGCGGAGCGGCGTCGCGACCACATGCAGCAACACTCGGGACAGCACCTGTTGAGCGCGATTGCGGCACGAGCTTGGGGCGCTGCGACGGTGGGATTTCATCTGGGCGAACTGGATACGACAGTGGATCTTGCCGTGCCGCTGTTGACTGCAGAGCAGGTGGCGATGCTGCAGCAGCAGGCGAATGACGCGGTGATGCAGGCCATGTCAGTGACGCAGCGCTGGATTGGGCGCGAGGAAGCGGAGGGCCTGCTGGCGGCAGGTGTGCTGCGCAAGTTGCCGCCGCGCGCTGGCGATCTGCGCGTGGTGACGATTGCTGGGCTGGATGAGAATGCGTGCGGTGGAACGCATGTGGCGAACACGGCCGCGATTGGGCCGGTGCTGCTGCGCAAGGTTGAGAAGATTCGTGGCAACAGCCGCGTGCGCTTTGTGTGTGGAGGACGTGCGTTGCGCGCGGCCACCGCGGACTGGGCGCAGTTGAGCGAGATTGCAAGCTCGCTAAGTACTGCGCCGGCGAGCCTGCGGGAGCGTGTGGCCAAGATGCAGGCCGAGATTGCGGAAGCTCGCAGACAGGCGAAAGATCAGGCGCGGTAA
- a CDS encoding class 1 fructose-bisphosphatase, with protein MAKTLVEHVRAGLDAERGAALAELFAALADAAKQIEARIRTAPLSDALGAFGHTNVQGEQQQKLDVFANDAVIGAMRALPSVGAVVSEEDDEPVVFEGKPDARFVVITDPLDGSSNLDVDVNVGTIVSVQAIVAGEDARAAALKPGTQQVAALYVNYGPATMLVYTVGKGTHAFTLRDGEFLLSGEHLAMPEQGPYYSVNEANAADFPQAVRSYLTKLRDGSMGAKYGSRYVGSFIADFHRTLLKGGVFLYPGTAKAPGGKLRLLYEANPLAMLAEQAGGKATTAGDANGGEVRRILEVVPTAPHVRTTLVIGSTAEVSAFGDVAAAAASQA; from the coding sequence ATGGCGAAGACGTTAGTGGAGCATGTGCGGGCGGGGCTGGATGCGGAGCGGGGCGCTGCTCTGGCGGAGTTGTTCGCTGCGCTGGCGGATGCGGCGAAGCAGATTGAGGCGCGGATCCGGACGGCTCCGCTGAGCGATGCGCTGGGAGCGTTTGGCCACACCAACGTGCAGGGCGAGCAGCAGCAGAAGCTGGATGTGTTTGCGAACGATGCAGTGATCGGAGCGATGCGCGCGCTGCCGAGCGTGGGCGCGGTGGTAAGCGAAGAGGACGATGAGCCGGTGGTGTTTGAGGGCAAGCCTGACGCGCGGTTCGTGGTGATTACGGATCCGCTGGATGGGTCGAGCAACCTGGACGTGGATGTAAACGTGGGCACGATCGTGAGCGTGCAGGCGATTGTGGCCGGTGAAGATGCTCGTGCGGCGGCGCTGAAGCCCGGGACCCAGCAGGTGGCGGCGCTGTATGTGAACTATGGGCCGGCGACGATGCTGGTGTACACGGTGGGCAAAGGCACGCACGCGTTCACGCTGCGGGATGGCGAGTTCCTGCTGAGCGGCGAGCACCTGGCGATGCCGGAGCAGGGGCCGTACTACTCGGTGAACGAGGCGAATGCCGCGGACTTTCCGCAGGCGGTACGGAGCTACCTGACGAAGTTGCGCGATGGATCGATGGGCGCGAAGTATGGCTCGCGGTATGTGGGTTCGTTCATTGCGGACTTTCACCGGACGTTGCTGAAGGGCGGCGTGTTCCTGTATCCGGGAACGGCGAAGGCTCCGGGAGGCAAGCTGCGGCTGTTGTATGAGGCGAATCCGCTGGCGATGCTGGCGGAGCAGGCCGGAGGCAAGGCGACGACGGCGGGCGATGCGAATGGCGGCGAAGTGCGGCGCATCCTGGAGGTAGTGCCGACCGCTCCGCATGTGCGGACGACGCTGGTGATTGGAAGCACAGCCGAGGTGAGTGCGTTTGGCGATGTTGCGGCAGCGGCTGCGTCGCAGGCGTAG
- a CDS encoding catalase, whose translation MKQQKQEATAQDAVQDFVIGHGGETHQNAGGTHPAMTGQTGVVIADDENSLKAGERGPVLLEDWNLLEKTQHFDHERIPERVVHARGYGARGYFEVTDPLKGISRAAVLSEAGEKTPVFVRFSTVGGNMGSTDVARDVRGFAVKFYTKEGNWDLVGNNIPVFFIQDAIKFTDLVHSVKQEPDRGFPQAQSAHDTFWDWASLTPESTHMLMWIMSDRAIPRSFRMMEGFGVHTYRLLNDEGKATYVKFHWKPKLGLQSVIWDEALKISGADPDFHRRDLWESIAQGNFPEWELGVQLFDEEFAKKFDFDVLDATKLIPEEIVPVRVVGRLVLDRNVDNYFAETEQVAFCVSNVVPGIDFTNDPLLQGRIVSYVDTQLSRLGGPNYQQIPVNRPIGCPVLNMQRDGHMQMGAQKGRVSYSPSSLEADTPRTDPKRGFTSFPEKMEGDKLRIRAESFGDHYSQALQFFNSQTEPEQNHIVSAFIFELSKVETLAVRKRVVAQLKNVDPKIAERVAKGLGLEGEVPEFPTKVTVKTGLQASPKLSILANAKPTLKGRKIAVLTADGTDGALVEQLRSAAKRHGADFAVVAPKAGGFKAADGTTVPGDFQLAGGPSVLFDAVFVALSADGAAMLSKEAAAKGWVSDAYAHLKVIGATAGAQKLLDKCCVEPDAGVLVGTDVEAYLKAAAKGRVFDREPEVRTVY comes from the coding sequence GTGAAGCAGCAGAAACAGGAAGCGACCGCGCAAGACGCGGTACAGGATTTTGTGATCGGCCATGGCGGCGAAACTCACCAGAATGCAGGCGGCACGCACCCGGCGATGACGGGGCAGACCGGTGTAGTGATTGCGGACGATGAGAACTCGCTGAAGGCGGGTGAGCGTGGGCCGGTGCTGCTGGAAGACTGGAACCTGCTGGAGAAGACGCAGCACTTCGATCACGAGCGCATTCCCGAGCGCGTGGTGCATGCTCGCGGGTATGGCGCGCGCGGGTACTTCGAAGTGACCGATCCCTTGAAGGGCATTTCGCGTGCGGCGGTGTTGAGCGAGGCCGGCGAGAAGACGCCGGTGTTTGTGCGGTTCAGCACGGTGGGCGGCAACATGGGCTCAACCGATGTAGCGCGTGACGTGCGCGGGTTTGCGGTGAAGTTCTACACGAAGGAAGGGAACTGGGACCTGGTTGGCAACAACATCCCGGTGTTCTTTATCCAGGACGCGATCAAGTTTACGGACCTGGTGCACTCGGTGAAGCAGGAGCCGGATCGTGGGTTCCCGCAGGCGCAGTCGGCGCACGACACATTCTGGGACTGGGCTTCGCTGACGCCGGAGTCCACGCACATGCTGATGTGGATCATGAGCGATCGTGCGATTCCGCGTTCGTTTCGCATGATGGAGGGCTTCGGCGTTCACACCTATCGCTTGCTGAACGATGAGGGCAAGGCTACGTATGTGAAGTTCCACTGGAAGCCAAAGCTTGGTTTGCAGTCAGTGATCTGGGACGAGGCGCTGAAGATCAGCGGTGCCGATCCGGACTTTCATCGCCGCGACCTTTGGGAGTCGATTGCGCAGGGCAACTTCCCGGAGTGGGAACTGGGTGTGCAGTTGTTCGACGAGGAGTTTGCGAAGAAGTTCGACTTCGACGTGCTGGATGCGACGAAGCTGATTCCGGAAGAGATTGTGCCGGTGCGCGTGGTGGGCCGGCTGGTGCTGGACCGCAACGTGGACAACTACTTCGCGGAGACGGAGCAGGTGGCGTTCTGCGTTTCGAACGTTGTGCCGGGCATCGACTTCACGAACGATCCGCTGCTGCAGGGCCGCATTGTGAGCTATGTGGACACGCAGTTGTCTCGACTGGGCGGGCCGAACTACCAGCAGATTCCGGTGAACCGGCCGATCGGCTGCCCGGTGCTGAATATGCAGCGCGATGGCCACATGCAGATGGGTGCGCAGAAGGGACGCGTGTCGTACTCGCCGAGCTCGCTGGAAGCCGATACGCCGCGCACGGACCCGAAGCGCGGGTTCACGAGCTTTCCGGAAAAGATGGAGGGCGATAAGCTGCGCATTCGCGCGGAGTCGTTCGGCGATCACTACTCGCAGGCGCTGCAGTTCTTCAACTCACAGACGGAGCCGGAGCAGAACCACATTGTGTCGGCGTTCATCTTTGAGCTGAGCAAGGTGGAGACGCTGGCGGTGCGCAAGCGTGTGGTTGCGCAACTGAAGAATGTGGATCCGAAGATTGCCGAGCGCGTGGCGAAGGGACTGGGCCTGGAGGGTGAGGTTCCGGAGTTCCCGACGAAGGTGACGGTGAAGACGGGGCTGCAGGCATCGCCGAAGCTGTCGATTCTGGCAAATGCCAAGCCAACGCTGAAGGGCCGCAAGATTGCGGTGCTGACGGCGGACGGAACCGACGGTGCGCTGGTGGAGCAGTTGCGGTCGGCGGCAAAGCGGCATGGTGCCGACTTTGCGGTCGTCGCTCCCAAGGCGGGCGGGTTCAAGGCTGCGGATGGAACTACGGTGCCGGGAGACTTCCAGCTTGCGGGCGGGCCGTCGGTGCTGTTCGATGCGGTGTTCGTTGCGCTGAGTGCAGACGGGGCGGCGATGCTGAGCAAGGAAGCCGCTGCCAAGGGCTGGGTGAGCGATGCGTATGCGCACCTGAAGGTGATTGGTGCGACTGCTGGTGCACAGAAGCTGCTGGACAAGTGCTGTGTGGAGCCGGACGCGGGCGTGCTGGTTGGCACAGACGTGGAGGCGTACTTGAAGGCTGCGGCGAAGGGTCGCGTGTTCGATCGCGAGCCTGAGGTGCGTACGGTGTACTAG
- a CDS encoding CsbD family protein: MKALPWIVAGVGISAALIYIITNAPQPSYSTGDPDVDRLANKATAWGSKQRVQGAGDSVIGKAKQVFGEATGDYDTADSGAGDQTVGSIRNVAGKAANAVGDAVRDLNR; encoded by the coding sequence ATGAAGGCTCTTCCCTGGATTGTTGCCGGCGTAGGTATAAGCGCGGCGTTGATTTACATCATCACGAACGCTCCGCAGCCGAGCTACAGCACGGGCGACCCGGACGTGGACCGGCTGGCGAACAAGGCGACCGCATGGGGCTCGAAGCAGCGGGTGCAGGGCGCGGGTGACAGCGTGATCGGCAAGGCGAAGCAGGTGTTTGGTGAGGCGACCGGCGATTACGACACGGCCGACTCCGGTGCGGGTGATCAGACGGTCGGATCGATCCGGAATGTTGCGGGCAAGGCAGCGAACGCGGTGGGTGACGCGGTTCGCGACCTGAACCGGTAA
- a CDS encoding glycosyl hydrolase family 18 protein, whose translation MLLTLLGLLAPSLFAQGTLPTFTHTGDSGSYTVLGNDPAKGGTATVPVTIVPITLTFEASKGVALSPALDIAKITRSPLFTPFPFATGTTQYADALLRASFYQTAASANTLSTWHTKFSKPTVAPALRVQIPIGYGYTLTDKRSARTLGVVDLEWLQKKIFETTPAGTLSPDRLVLFVTHNTTYYAEGDATVCCSWGTHGTEPASKQPFVLASYLDLSSLAIDKDVQPISSQLAQFVMDPGHDPLFKGTRGQTSPGNTFGTGWMRPATSPASDFRCAGTGAGSRYFTLLPTDTNAKNNFPASPAFVAGTYHLQNAPVLPWYTGNTAAESWQGKLSFPDAAALTQPMQPCEAPGANNFGRAGTPPPTTPPAPFNGTHGHQLIGYWNGGGIGANRFRLRDVSPQWDVVIVAFAVPVQSGGAQLIFRTPFQYQPDEFKAEIDELHSRGKKVLISLGGGGQNFQIRTPEAQQQFLDSVTQIVQQYGFDGVDIDFEAPSIVTEPGDTDFRHPTSPGTVNLIAALHTLHDHFGANFMITLVPEGTQTPGGYPSYGGQFGSYLPLVYGLRDILTFSDTQDYNTPPLQGLDGNIYQAGTVDYHAAMTELMLRGFPVGRDPKHIFPPVPADKIAVGFLTSDTNPEIVMQAMDYIITGKAPAGTRYKLLQPGGYPAMRGAMFWTIDGDRRHEYNYSNTVGPQLHSFPAAK comes from the coding sequence TTGCTCCTTACCCTGCTCGGCCTCCTCGCACCCTCTCTGTTCGCTCAGGGCACCCTGCCCACCTTCACGCACACGGGCGACAGCGGCAGCTACACCGTGCTCGGCAACGATCCTGCCAAGGGCGGCACCGCGACCGTCCCCGTCACCATCGTCCCCATCACACTCACCTTTGAAGCCAGCAAGGGCGTCGCTCTCAGCCCCGCGCTCGACATCGCAAAGATCACTCGCTCACCCCTCTTCACGCCGTTCCCCTTTGCCACCGGCACCACGCAGTACGCTGACGCCCTTCTCCGCGCCTCCTTCTACCAGACCGCCGCGTCCGCCAACACGCTCTCCACCTGGCATACCAAGTTCAGCAAGCCGACCGTCGCGCCCGCTCTCCGCGTCCAGATCCCCATCGGCTACGGCTACACGCTCACCGACAAGCGCTCCGCCCGCACCCTCGGCGTCGTCGACCTCGAGTGGCTGCAGAAGAAGATCTTCGAAACCACGCCCGCGGGCACCCTATCGCCCGACCGCCTCGTCCTCTTCGTCACCCACAACACCACCTACTACGCCGAGGGCGACGCCACCGTCTGCTGCTCCTGGGGCACCCACGGCACCGAACCCGCGAGCAAGCAGCCCTTCGTGCTCGCGTCCTATCTCGACCTCTCCAGCCTCGCGATCGACAAGGACGTGCAGCCCATCTCTTCGCAGCTCGCCCAATTCGTGATGGACCCCGGCCACGACCCGCTCTTCAAGGGCACTCGCGGCCAAACATCACCCGGCAACACCTTCGGCACCGGCTGGATGCGTCCGGCCACCTCGCCCGCCTCAGACTTCCGCTGTGCCGGCACCGGCGCAGGCTCGCGCTACTTCACGCTTCTGCCGACCGACACGAACGCAAAAAACAACTTCCCCGCCTCGCCCGCCTTTGTCGCCGGCACGTATCACCTGCAGAACGCTCCCGTCCTCCCCTGGTACACCGGCAACACCGCCGCCGAAAGCTGGCAGGGCAAGCTCTCCTTCCCGGACGCCGCCGCACTCACCCAACCCATGCAGCCGTGCGAAGCGCCGGGCGCCAACAACTTCGGCCGCGCCGGCACACCACCGCCCACCACGCCGCCCGCACCGTTCAACGGCACCCACGGCCATCAGCTCATCGGCTACTGGAACGGCGGCGGCATCGGCGCCAACCGCTTCCGCCTGCGCGACGTCTCGCCGCAGTGGGACGTCGTCATCGTCGCCTTCGCCGTCCCCGTCCAAAGCGGCGGGGCGCAGCTCATCTTCCGCACGCCCTTCCAGTACCAGCCTGACGAGTTCAAGGCCGAAATCGACGAGCTGCACAGCCGCGGCAAGAAGGTGCTCATCTCACTCGGCGGCGGCGGTCAGAACTTTCAGATCCGCACGCCAGAGGCGCAGCAGCAGTTCCTCGACTCCGTCACGCAAATCGTGCAGCAGTACGGCTTCGACGGCGTCGACATTGACTTCGAAGCACCGTCCATCGTCACCGAGCCCGGCGACACCGACTTCCGCCACCCCACCTCTCCCGGCACCGTCAACCTCATCGCCGCGCTCCACACCCTGCACGACCACTTCGGCGCAAACTTCATGATCACGCTCGTGCCGGAAGGCACGCAGACGCCCGGCGGCTACCCCAGCTACGGTGGCCAGTTCGGCTCCTATCTGCCGCTGGTCTACGGCCTGCGCGACATCCTCACCTTCTCTGACACGCAGGACTACAACACCCCACCGCTTCAGGGCCTCGACGGCAACATCTACCAGGCCGGCACCGTCGACTACCACGCCGCCATGACCGAGCTCATGCTGCGCGGCTTCCCCGTCGGCCGCGATCCGAAGCACATCTTTCCGCCCGTACCCGCGGACAAGATCGCTGTCGGCTTCCTCACGTCAGACACGAACCCAGAGATCGTCATGCAAGCGATGGACTACATCATCACTGGCAAAGCACCCGCCGGCACCCGCTACAAACTCCTGCAGCCCGGCGGCTACCCAGCCATGCGCGGTGCCATGTTCTGGACCATCGACGGCGACCGCCGCCACGAATACAACTACAGCAACACCGTCGGCCCACAACTCCACAGCTTTCCGGCCGCGAAGTAA
- a CDS encoding GntR family transcriptional regulator, translated as MATGVKQDKSKTKASQAGEARSGGEARGVAATRGELPLHRSIYQQLLQEVQNGTWKVGSKLPSEAALCERFGASRITVAKAIGTLQREGLVRRRAGSGTFVQQPPAASTASLRFGLLIPDLGATEIFEPICRGMMLSPLTRPHSLVWGHAGPQKEFPELAAEDLCRQFIEQRLHGVFFAPVEYAADRHAANHRIVEALERAGIVVVLLDRCVERFPARSRFDLVGIDNHRAGALLTQHVIAAGAKRPVFLGRARSAGTVHMRASGYWTAVRDAGLEYDGAYLRGDLDDPAFLCGVLERERPDALICQNDHAAAVVMRSLVGQGVAVPGQVRVAGFDDVKYAEYLPVPLTTIRQDCAELGQVAMLTMLERLRNPGHPARDVLVDFELVVRESTR; from the coding sequence ATGGCTACTGGAGTGAAGCAGGACAAATCAAAAACGAAAGCGAGCCAGGCGGGCGAAGCGCGTAGCGGTGGCGAGGCGCGCGGCGTTGCGGCGACGCGCGGTGAATTGCCGCTGCACCGCAGCATCTATCAGCAGTTGCTGCAGGAAGTACAGAACGGCACCTGGAAGGTGGGAAGCAAGCTGCCGAGCGAGGCGGCGTTGTGCGAACGGTTTGGCGCGTCGCGCATTACGGTTGCGAAGGCGATTGGAACGCTGCAGCGGGAAGGCCTGGTGCGGCGGCGGGCGGGATCGGGAACATTTGTGCAGCAGCCACCGGCGGCTTCCACGGCTTCGCTGCGGTTCGGCCTGCTGATTCCGGACCTGGGAGCGACCGAGATCTTTGAGCCGATCTGCCGCGGAATGATGCTGTCTCCGCTGACGCGGCCGCACTCACTGGTGTGGGGACACGCAGGGCCGCAGAAAGAGTTTCCGGAGCTGGCCGCCGAAGACCTGTGCCGGCAATTCATTGAACAGAGGCTGCACGGTGTGTTCTTCGCGCCGGTGGAGTATGCGGCGGACCGGCATGCGGCGAATCACCGGATTGTGGAGGCGTTGGAGCGCGCGGGCATCGTGGTGGTGCTGCTGGACCGATGCGTGGAGCGGTTTCCGGCGCGGTCGCGGTTCGACCTGGTGGGCATCGACAATCACCGCGCGGGAGCGCTGCTGACGCAGCATGTGATTGCGGCGGGAGCGAAGCGGCCCGTGTTCCTGGGGCGGGCGCGGTCGGCGGGGACGGTCCACATGCGCGCTTCCGGATATTGGACGGCGGTGCGCGATGCGGGCCTGGAATACGATGGCGCCTATCTTCGGGGTGATCTGGACGATCCCGCGTTTCTGTGCGGAGTGCTGGAGCGGGAGCGGCCCGACGCGTTGATCTGCCAGAACGATCATGCGGCCGCGGTGGTAATGCGGTCGCTGGTAGGGCAGGGAGTTGCAGTGCCGGGCCAGGTGCGGGTCGCGGGCTTCGACGACGTGAAATACGCGGAGTACCTGCCGGTGCCGCTGACGACGATTCGGCAGGATTGTGCGGAGTTGGGGCAGGTGGCGATGCTGACGATGCTGGAGCGGCTGCGCAATCCGGGGCACCCTGCGCGGGACGTGCTGGTGGATTTTGAGCTGGTGGTTCGCGAGAGTACGCGGTAG